Proteins co-encoded in one Opitutus terrae PB90-1 genomic window:
- a CDS encoding type III PLP-dependent enzyme yields MISPTRLQKLAKEHGTPLFIVDHDALRKAYRTFRKHLPRIQVYYAVKANPDPAIVRTLFQEGASFDVASMPEFMIVHENIKRLPAKERQEWIWDKIIYANPTKPTETLEELNQYKPLVTFDNLEEIQKIKQHAPNAGLVLRLKVPNTGAMVELSSKFGASPGEAVDLILEADKAGLGVEGISFHVGSQTTNFENYVQALNLSANIFQEARERGYTKMNLLDIGGGFPAPYDDTVKPFEMLAKVINTELDRLFPKEIQILAEPGRFLAAVSGTSVAKVIGKAVRDGKTCYYINDGVYHTYSGVIFDHCKYPVKAFKKGPTSLCSVFGPTCDALDVVSMAENLPDLQRGDFVYSVNIGAYSHASATYFNGFPPAKVVHVNQ; encoded by the coding sequence ATGATCTCTCCCACGCGGCTGCAGAAACTCGCGAAGGAACACGGCACCCCCCTGTTCATCGTCGATCACGATGCCTTGCGCAAAGCCTACCGCACCTTCCGCAAGCACCTGCCGCGGATCCAGGTCTACTACGCGGTGAAGGCGAACCCCGACCCCGCCATTGTCCGCACGCTCTTCCAGGAAGGCGCGAGCTTCGACGTCGCCTCGATGCCGGAGTTCATGATCGTCCACGAGAACATCAAACGCCTGCCGGCCAAGGAGCGGCAGGAGTGGATCTGGGACAAGATCATCTACGCCAATCCGACCAAGCCGACGGAGACGCTCGAAGAACTGAACCAATACAAACCGCTCGTCACCTTCGACAACCTCGAGGAGATTCAGAAGATCAAGCAGCACGCGCCGAACGCGGGCCTCGTGCTGCGGCTAAAGGTGCCGAACACCGGCGCGATGGTCGAACTCTCCTCGAAGTTCGGAGCCTCGCCTGGCGAGGCCGTGGACCTCATCCTCGAAGCGGACAAGGCCGGGCTCGGCGTGGAGGGGATCAGCTTCCATGTCGGTAGCCAGACGACGAACTTCGAGAACTACGTCCAGGCGCTGAATCTCTCGGCGAACATCTTCCAGGAAGCGCGCGAGCGCGGTTACACGAAGATGAATCTGCTCGATATCGGCGGCGGTTTCCCGGCGCCGTATGACGACACGGTGAAGCCGTTCGAGATGCTGGCGAAGGTCATCAACACCGAACTCGACCGGCTCTTTCCGAAGGAGATCCAGATTCTCGCCGAGCCGGGCCGGTTCCTCGCCGCCGTGTCGGGCACGTCGGTGGCGAAGGTCATCGGCAAGGCCGTGCGCGACGGCAAGACCTGCTACTACATCAACGACGGCGTCTATCACACCTACTCGGGCGTGATCTTCGACCACTGCAAATATCCGGTGAAGGCGTTCAAGAAGGGACCGACGTCACTCTGCTCGGTGTTCGGCCCGACCTGCGACGCGCTCGATGTCGTTTCCATGGCGGAGAATCTGCCGGACCTGCAGCGCGGCGATTTCGTCTACAGCGTCAACATCGGCGCCTACAGCCACGCCTCTGCGACCTACTTCAACGGCTTCCCGCCGGCGAAGGTTGTGCACGTGAACCAGTAG
- the argF gene encoding ornithine carbamoyltransferase → MKHFLKETDFAAAELPALFGLAQSLKRNRGAAGPRPLAGQTWAMIFSKSSTRTRVSFEVGIHELGGNPLFLNRNDIQLGRGETIEDTARVLSRFVHGLVVRTFEHAEVEQLAQHGTIPVINALTDLLHPCQIFADAFTLAERWATGTNGDDLLASLRGRKIAFVGDRGCNVANSWILGANVFGMKISLAGPQGFDAAPEFNQLLDREGLKNGYQFTTDPYEAVKDADVVYTDVWVSMGKEEETAERIRVMSPFAVDAKLFAAAKPDALFMHCLPAHVGQEVTEDVLALPRSIIFDQAENRLHMQKAIMATLAGAKKL, encoded by the coding sequence ATGAAGCACTTCCTCAAGGAGACCGACTTTGCGGCAGCAGAATTGCCCGCGCTGTTCGGGCTCGCGCAGAGCCTGAAGCGGAACCGCGGCGCCGCGGGCCCGCGCCCGCTCGCGGGGCAGACTTGGGCGATGATCTTCTCCAAGTCCAGCACCCGCACCCGCGTTTCCTTCGAGGTCGGTATTCATGAGCTCGGCGGCAATCCGCTCTTCCTGAATCGAAACGACATCCAACTCGGCCGTGGCGAGACGATTGAGGATACCGCACGGGTGCTGTCTCGGTTCGTGCACGGTCTGGTGGTGCGCACCTTCGAGCACGCCGAGGTCGAACAGCTGGCGCAGCACGGGACGATCCCCGTGATCAATGCCCTGACCGATCTGCTCCACCCGTGCCAGATCTTCGCGGACGCGTTCACCCTCGCCGAGCGGTGGGCGACGGGGACGAACGGCGACGATCTGCTCGCGTCACTGCGGGGCCGCAAGATCGCGTTCGTCGGCGACCGCGGCTGCAACGTGGCGAACTCGTGGATTCTCGGGGCGAACGTGTTCGGGATGAAGATCTCGCTCGCCGGCCCGCAAGGCTTTGACGCCGCGCCCGAGTTCAACCAATTGCTCGACCGCGAGGGGCTCAAGAACGGCTACCAGTTTACGACCGACCCGTATGAGGCAGTTAAGGACGCGGACGTGGTTTACACCGACGTGTGGGTCAGCATGGGCAAGGAAGAGGAAACGGCGGAGCGGATTCGCGTGATGTCGCCGTTCGCGGTCGACGCGAAACTCTTCGCGGCCGCCAAGCCCGACGCGCTCTTCATGCACTGCCTGCCGGCACACGTGGGCCAGGAGGTCACCGAGGACGTGCTCGCTCTGCCGCGCTCGATCATTTTCGATCAGGCGGAAAACCGGCTGCACATGCAGAAGGCCATTATGGCCACGCTGGCAGGTGCGAAAAAGCTTTGA
- a CDS encoding homospermidine synthase, with product MIEFANKILFVGYGAVAECTLPILFKHLKVPAKNVTVMDFENKAAKLKPWTAKGVRFVRDRITKENLDRLLSKFLGEGDLLIDLAWNIDACEILQWCRDHGVKYVNTSTELWDPYSTGLNAHPTTKTLYWRHMTLRRMIAKWDGKGATAVIEHGANPGLISHFTKQGLLDIGAAALADKKFKPRAAERIQQFMAERQFNLLAQALGVKVIHVSERDTQITDKPKQVDEFVNTWSIEGFREEGQTTAEMGWGTHEKQLPALAYEHKEGPRNQICLARMGMNTWVRTWVPDYTIQGMVIRHGEAFTITDKLTVWEGKKAVYRPTVHYAYCPCDEAISSLNEMRGYNYKLVENQRIMNDEITSGSDILGALLMGHPYNAWWTGSDLSIEQSRKLVPHQNATTMQVAISVTAASCWMIENPLEGVCVPDDLPHDYVLKIAKPYLGKFISKPQDWTPLRDRFNPFKGYNKPDLDLKDPWQFKNFLVTDHAG from the coding sequence ATGATCGAATTCGCCAACAAGATCCTGTTCGTCGGCTACGGAGCCGTAGCCGAGTGCACGCTGCCGATTCTTTTCAAGCACCTCAAGGTGCCGGCAAAAAACGTCACGGTGATGGATTTTGAAAACAAGGCCGCCAAGCTGAAGCCGTGGACGGCGAAGGGCGTGCGGTTCGTCCGCGATCGGATCACGAAGGAAAACCTCGATCGGTTGCTCAGCAAATTCCTCGGCGAAGGCGATCTCCTGATCGACCTCGCCTGGAATATCGACGCCTGCGAGATTCTGCAGTGGTGCCGCGATCACGGCGTGAAGTATGTGAACACGTCGACCGAGCTGTGGGACCCGTATTCGACCGGGCTCAATGCGCACCCGACGACGAAAACGCTTTATTGGCGGCACATGACTCTCCGCCGCATGATCGCGAAGTGGGACGGGAAAGGCGCGACCGCGGTGATCGAACACGGCGCGAATCCCGGTCTGATCTCGCATTTCACCAAGCAGGGTCTGCTCGACATCGGTGCGGCCGCGCTCGCGGACAAGAAGTTCAAGCCGCGCGCCGCCGAACGGATCCAGCAGTTCATGGCGGAGCGGCAGTTCAACCTGCTGGCACAGGCGCTCGGCGTGAAGGTGATTCACGTCAGCGAACGCGACACGCAGATCACGGACAAGCCGAAGCAGGTGGACGAGTTCGTGAACACGTGGAGTATCGAAGGCTTCCGTGAAGAGGGCCAGACCACCGCGGAGATGGGTTGGGGCACGCACGAGAAGCAACTGCCGGCGCTCGCATACGAGCACAAAGAGGGGCCGCGGAACCAGATTTGTCTCGCCCGGATGGGGATGAACACGTGGGTCCGCACCTGGGTGCCCGACTACACGATTCAGGGCATGGTGATCCGCCACGGCGAAGCGTTCACCATCACCGACAAGCTGACGGTGTGGGAAGGCAAGAAGGCGGTCTACCGGCCGACGGTGCATTACGCGTATTGCCCGTGCGATGAGGCGATCTCCTCGCTGAACGAGATGCGCGGCTACAACTACAAGCTCGTCGAGAACCAGCGGATCATGAATGACGAGATCACCAGCGGCTCCGACATCCTGGGCGCGCTGTTGATGGGCCATCCCTACAACGCGTGGTGGACCGGCAGCGACCTTTCGATCGAGCAGTCGCGGAAGCTGGTGCCACATCAGAATGCGACCACGATGCAGGTGGCGATTTCAGTCACCGCCGCCTCGTGCTGGATGATCGAAAATCCGCTCGAAGGCGTGTGCGTGCCGGACGATCTCCCGCATGACTACGTGCTGAAGATCGCCAAGCCGTATCTCGGCAAGTTCATCTCGAAGCCGCAGGATTGGACGCCGCTGAGGGACCGCTTCAATCCGTTCAAAGGCTACAACAAGCCGGACCTCGATCTGAAGGATCCCTGGCAGTTCAAGAACTTCCTGGTCACCGATCACGCGGGCTGA
- a CDS encoding aspartate aminotransferase family protein, with protein sequence MNSPTIVRTSTAELYDAYVLKNYARASLTLVRGRGTQVWDDTGKAYLDFTSGIAVSALGHCHPHWVAAVQRQAGELIHVSNLFRNPNQGELARRVVKAAGPGRVFFCNSGAEANEGLIKLARLHGMQKSGEEGKCIKIICAKHAFHGRTYGGMSATPQEKIQKGFRPLVPGFAFAELNHLQSFVDLVDDQTAAIFIETIQGESGINPCTVEFLRGLRELCSQRNLLLMLDEVQCGIGRTGRFYAFEHAGITPDAVGMAKGLGGGFPIGAMWVRDRYADLFHPGNHGTTFGGTPLACAAALAVLDVIERDGLLEKVRQQSGPWLQALQQLVTEFPAQVKAVRGQGYLVGVQLASDPAPYVAALREAGLLVPTAGNNVIRLLPPLNAPAEELARSVEILRSVLKTKG encoded by the coding sequence ATGAACTCTCCCACGATCGTTCGCACCAGCACGGCCGAGCTCTACGACGCGTATGTTCTCAAGAACTATGCGCGTGCTTCTCTCACGCTCGTGCGCGGCCGCGGCACGCAGGTGTGGGACGACACCGGCAAGGCCTATCTGGATTTCACCTCCGGCATCGCCGTGAGTGCGCTGGGTCACTGCCACCCGCACTGGGTGGCCGCCGTGCAGCGGCAGGCGGGCGAGCTCATTCACGTCAGCAATCTTTTCCGCAACCCGAACCAGGGCGAGCTCGCGCGGCGGGTCGTCAAGGCGGCGGGACCAGGCCGGGTGTTCTTCTGCAACAGCGGCGCCGAAGCCAACGAGGGCCTGATCAAGCTCGCGCGACTGCATGGCATGCAGAAGAGCGGCGAGGAAGGGAAGTGCATCAAGATCATTTGCGCGAAGCATGCGTTTCACGGCCGGACCTACGGCGGGATGAGCGCGACGCCGCAGGAGAAAATTCAAAAGGGCTTCCGGCCGCTGGTGCCGGGCTTCGCCTTCGCCGAGCTCAACCATCTCCAAAGCTTCGTCGATCTCGTCGACGACCAGACGGCCGCGATTTTCATCGAGACGATCCAGGGCGAAAGCGGCATCAACCCGTGCACGGTTGAGTTTCTGCGCGGGCTGCGCGAGCTGTGCTCGCAGCGCAACCTGCTGCTGATGCTGGACGAGGTGCAGTGCGGGATCGGCCGGACGGGGCGGTTCTACGCCTTCGAGCATGCCGGGATTACGCCGGATGCCGTGGGCATGGCGAAGGGCCTCGGTGGCGGATTCCCGATCGGCGCGATGTGGGTGCGCGATCGGTACGCGGACTTGTTTCACCCGGGCAATCACGGCACGACGTTCGGCGGAACGCCGCTCGCGTGCGCGGCGGCGCTGGCCGTGCTCGACGTGATCGAACGCGACGGACTGCTGGAGAAGGTCCGTCAGCAAAGCGGGCCGTGGCTGCAGGCGCTGCAGCAGCTGGTCACCGAGTTTCCGGCGCAGGTGAAAGCGGTCCGCGGGCAGGGCTATCTGGTCGGCGTGCAGCTCGCTTCCGATCCGGCGCCGTATGTGGCGGCGTTGCGTGAAGCCGGGCTGCTCGTGCCGACCGCCGGCAACAACGTGATTCGGCTGCTGCCGCCTTTGAATGCGCCGGCCGAAGAGCTGGCGCGTTCAGTCGAGATCCTGCGGAGCGTCCTAAAGACGAAGGGCTGA
- the argC gene encoding N-acetyl-gamma-glutamyl-phosphate reductase, translating to MKVGIVGASGYSGEVLVKILLGHPNVTLAAVTSRSNAGKPLAAVIPAVRGIDRGLKFTDSDAAALAASDIDLFFLALPHGAAATYAKALVPAGKRVIDLSADFRIANLATYQKYYGEHHAPELLPGARFVLPELTPPSWKKEAKLIAAPGCYPTSILLPLIPLLKAGLVTREHIVVNAYSGVSGAGKKVDEAYLYAERAESSKAYGLVKHRHLAEVEEQLELYSGAKTVIQFNPHLAPMRRGIATTTTVPAAAGANIDKLYAAWRETYAKAPFVQILPSGETPDTAYTIGTNRIDMSAVHDPRTNNFVITSAEDNLVKGASGQAVQIMNLWCGFEETAGLV from the coding sequence ATGAAAGTCGGCATCGTTGGTGCGTCCGGTTATTCCGGTGAAGTCCTCGTCAAGATCCTGCTCGGCCATCCGAACGTCACGCTGGCGGCAGTCACGTCGCGCTCGAACGCGGGCAAGCCGCTCGCCGCGGTGATTCCCGCGGTGCGGGGCATCGATCGCGGGCTGAAGTTCACCGACTCGGACGCCGCGGCCCTAGCCGCCAGCGACATCGACCTCTTCTTTCTCGCGCTGCCGCACGGCGCGGCCGCGACCTACGCGAAGGCGCTCGTGCCGGCCGGCAAGCGCGTGATCGATCTCAGCGCCGACTTCCGGATCGCGAACCTCGCCACCTATCAGAAATACTACGGCGAACATCACGCCCCCGAGCTGTTGCCCGGCGCCCGGTTCGTGCTGCCGGAGCTCACGCCCCCGAGTTGGAAGAAAGAGGCGAAGCTGATCGCCGCGCCGGGCTGCTATCCGACAAGCATTCTGCTCCCGCTGATTCCGTTGCTGAAGGCGGGCCTCGTCACGCGCGAGCACATCGTGGTGAACGCTTACAGCGGCGTGAGCGGCGCTGGCAAAAAGGTCGATGAGGCCTATCTCTACGCCGAGCGGGCGGAGAGTTCGAAAGCCTATGGGCTGGTCAAGCACCGGCATCTCGCCGAGGTCGAGGAGCAGCTCGAGCTCTACAGCGGCGCCAAGACCGTGATCCAGTTCAACCCGCACCTCGCGCCGATGCGTCGCGGCATCGCCACGACGACGACGGTGCCCGCTGCAGCCGGTGCGAACATCGACAAGCTCTACGCGGCGTGGCGTGAGACCTACGCCAAGGCACCGTTTGTCCAGATTCTGCCGAGCGGCGAGACGCCGGACACCGCCTACACGATTGGCACGAACCGGATCGACATGTCTGCGGTGCACGATCCACGCACGAACAATTTCGTGATCACCTCGGCCGAGGACAATCTCGTGAAGGGCGCCAGCGGACAGGCGGTGCAGATCATGAACCTGTGGTGCGGATTCGAGGAGACGGCGGGGCTGGTGTGA
- the rplM gene encoding 50S ribosomal protein L13 — protein MKTFLAKKETVQPKWYLIDAAGVPLGRLAVKAANIIRGRHKATYTPTVDTGDYVIVINAAKVALTGKKEEQNEYMFFSGFVGGESRRKVSLMRERHPEFIIEHAVKGMLPKNRIAAKMLTKLRVFGGETHTHEANNPVKVTV, from the coding sequence ATGAAGACCTTCCTCGCCAAAAAGGAGACAGTGCAGCCGAAGTGGTATCTGATCGATGCCGCCGGCGTTCCGCTGGGCCGTCTCGCTGTGAAAGCCGCCAACATCATCCGCGGCCGCCACAAGGCAACCTACACGCCTACGGTCGATACCGGCGACTACGTCATCGTGATCAATGCCGCCAAGGTGGCGCTGACCGGCAAGAAGGAAGAGCAGAACGAGTACATGTTCTTCTCCGGCTTCGTCGGAGGCGAGAGCCGCCGCAAGGTTTCCCTCATGCGCGAACGGCACCCGGAGTTCATCATCGAGCACGCCGTCAAGGGCATGCTGCCGAAGAACCGGATCGCGGCGAAGATGCTGACGAAGCTGCGCGTGTTCGGCGGCGAGACTCACACGCACGAGGCCAACAATCCCGTCAAAGTCACCGTCTGA
- a CDS encoding DUF423 domain-containing protein, which produces MNHRITMIAAALLGASGVGLGAAGAHGLRETLLARGMTLPWETAARYHLLHAIALLALAVWLRVLADHNKPVAWAALSWVVGLVLFSGSLYWLALGGPRWLGPVTPLGGIALLIGWLLLIPAAMSKRESGTGVPPVKE; this is translated from the coding sequence ATGAACCACCGGATTACGATGATCGCCGCCGCCTTGCTGGGGGCCAGTGGCGTTGGGCTGGGTGCAGCAGGCGCGCACGGATTGCGGGAAACGCTGCTGGCGCGCGGAATGACCCTCCCTTGGGAGACGGCAGCCCGCTATCACCTGCTGCACGCGATCGCGCTGCTCGCGCTGGCGGTCTGGTTGCGCGTTCTCGCGGACCACAACAAGCCCGTAGCCTGGGCGGCGCTCAGCTGGGTCGTCGGTCTGGTGCTCTTTTCCGGTTCGCTTTACTGGCTGGCGCTGGGCGGGCCGCGGTGGTTGGGACCGGTCACGCCACTGGGCGGGATCGCCCTGCTCATCGGCTGGCTGCTGCTGATCCCGGCCGCCATGAGCAAACGCGAAAGTGGCACGGGCGTCCCGCCCGTGAAGGAATAG
- the argJ gene encoding bifunctional glutamate N-acetyltransferase/amino-acid acetyltransferase ArgJ: protein MPSTNLTFTSQAEHRAWLASQAALPAGFRVGTTRFDFTPSEAPKPAKMTLTLIALEQPTPDFAAVFTRNAFPGAPVIVGRRRLQEPAVGAVIVNNKISNVCAPGGVETAERICAETARQLGFRATEVLPSSTGVIGWKLPADAIVSHLPQVASALAGGSVMPAAEGIVTTDLYPKVRRATVGAGSIVGIAKGAGMIEPNLATMLVYVLTDVAVPRAELRAMLTRAVAASFNTISIDSDTSTSDTVLVLSSGRVPCPDPAAFERALTVVCRDLAEDVVRNGEGVRHVVRVSVSQAASAELARALGKAIVNAPLFKCAVAGNDPNVGRLVQAIGKHVGAHAPDTDVSKLRVTMGGLEIFANGVFQLNPEKENALVAHLRSAELYASAAPQNGVFTPPIHFPPHERCVEIAISLGSGAASAVILGGDLTHEYVSENADYRS, encoded by the coding sequence GTGCCTAGCACCAATCTCACGTTCACGAGCCAGGCCGAGCATCGCGCCTGGCTCGCCTCCCAAGCGGCGCTGCCGGCCGGTTTCCGCGTTGGCACGACGCGCTTCGATTTCACTCCGAGCGAAGCGCCGAAGCCGGCGAAGATGACGCTCACGCTGATCGCGCTCGAGCAGCCGACGCCGGATTTCGCGGCCGTGTTCACGCGCAACGCGTTTCCCGGCGCACCGGTGATCGTCGGCCGCCGCCGCCTGCAGGAGCCGGCGGTCGGCGCCGTGATCGTGAACAACAAGATCTCTAACGTATGCGCGCCCGGCGGCGTCGAGACGGCGGAGCGGATCTGCGCGGAAACGGCGCGGCAACTCGGCTTCCGCGCGACCGAAGTCCTGCCCAGCTCGACCGGCGTAATCGGTTGGAAGCTGCCGGCAGACGCGATCGTCTCGCATCTTCCACAGGTGGCGAGCGCGCTGGCCGGCGGATCGGTGATGCCGGCCGCCGAGGGCATCGTCACCACCGATCTTTACCCGAAAGTCCGCCGCGCCACGGTCGGCGCGGGCAGCATCGTGGGCATCGCCAAAGGTGCGGGCATGATCGAGCCGAACCTGGCGACGATGCTGGTCTACGTCCTCACGGACGTGGCGGTGCCCCGCGCGGAGCTGCGCGCGATGCTCACGCGGGCCGTCGCGGCCAGCTTCAACACGATCAGCATCGACAGCGACACGAGCACCTCGGACACGGTGCTGGTGCTTTCCTCCGGCCGCGTGCCCTGCCCTGATCCCGCCGCATTCGAGCGCGCGCTCACCGTCGTGTGTCGCGATCTCGCCGAGGACGTCGTGCGCAATGGCGAAGGCGTGCGGCACGTTGTTCGCGTATCCGTTTCTCAAGCGGCGAGCGCCGAGCTCGCGCGCGCCCTCGGCAAGGCGATCGTCAACGCGCCGCTGTTCAAGTGCGCCGTCGCCGGCAACGACCCGAACGTCGGTCGGCTGGTGCAGGCGATCGGCAAGCACGTCGGCGCGCATGCGCCCGACACGGACGTCTCGAAACTCCGGGTTACGATGGGCGGACTGGAGATTTTCGCCAATGGCGTGTTCCAGCTGAATCCCGAAAAGGAGAATGCGCTCGTCGCGCATTTGCGCAGCGCCGAGCTCTACGCCAGCGCTGCGCCGCAGAACGGCGTGTTCACGCCGCCGATCCATTTTCCGCCGCACGAGCGCTGCGTCGAGATCGCCATTTCCCTCGGCAGCGGTGCCGCGAGCGCCGTCATTCTTGGCGGCGATCTCACGCACGAATACGTGAGCGAGAACGCAGATTATCGGAGCTGA
- the argB gene encoding acetylglutamate kinase — MNVAEITAKAEVLLEALPYVQDFRGSIFVVKYGGSFMDDPDPAGRTRVARDLAFLAAVGINVVVVHGGGKAITRAMESSGLKANFVNGMRQTDEATIAVVKKTLDEVVNRDVCDAIGGAGGKPKGMPGDSVLVCQKLTTDDNGNPVDLGYVGDVTEVKVKLIKKEIADGFIPVISPVAEGYDGKPYNVNADLVAGRVASALRARRLVYMSDVPGLLANPADPESLISTVKVGQIDDLKKKGIIDKGMRPKVQSAMRALQEGVQRVHFIDGRLAHSLLLEIFTDKGIGTEFVQ, encoded by the coding sequence ATGAACGTCGCCGAAATCACCGCCAAGGCGGAAGTGCTGTTGGAAGCGCTGCCCTACGTTCAGGATTTTCGTGGTTCGATCTTCGTCGTGAAATACGGCGGCAGCTTCATGGACGATCCGGATCCGGCCGGCCGGACGCGCGTCGCGCGCGACCTCGCGTTCCTCGCCGCTGTCGGCATCAACGTTGTCGTCGTGCACGGTGGCGGCAAGGCGATCACACGCGCGATGGAGAGCTCCGGCTTGAAGGCGAATTTCGTCAACGGCATGCGCCAGACCGACGAGGCGACGATCGCCGTCGTGAAAAAGACGCTCGATGAAGTCGTGAATCGCGACGTGTGCGACGCAATCGGCGGCGCCGGCGGCAAGCCGAAGGGCATGCCCGGCGACAGCGTGCTCGTCTGCCAAAAGCTCACGACCGACGACAACGGCAATCCGGTCGACCTTGGCTATGTGGGCGACGTCACCGAGGTGAAGGTGAAGTTGATCAAAAAGGAGATCGCGGATGGTTTCATTCCCGTTATCTCGCCGGTCGCGGAGGGTTACGACGGCAAGCCCTACAACGTGAATGCCGATCTCGTGGCGGGCCGCGTCGCGAGTGCGCTGCGGGCGCGCCGGCTGGTTTACATGAGCGATGTGCCCGGACTGCTGGCGAATCCCGCCGATCCCGAGTCATTGATCTCGACCGTGAAGGTCGGTCAGATCGACGACCTGAAGAAGAAGGGAATCATCGACAAAGGCATGCGGCCAAAGGTGCAGAGTGCGATGCGCGCGCTGCAGGAAGGCGTGCAGCGCGTCCATTTCATCGACGGTCGGCTGGCGCATTCCCTGTTGCTGGAGATTTTCACCGACAAGGGCATCGGCACGGAATTCGTGCAGTAG
- a CDS encoding argininosuccinate synthase — translation MKIVLAYSGGLDTSVIVKWLRETYDAEIVTFAADIGQEEELKGLPQKARKTGASKHYTLDLVEEFARDFIYPMIRANAIYEGQYYLGTSIARPLIAKAQVEIAKREKADTVAHGATGKGNDQCRFELTYMALDPKLQIVAPWKIEKFREQFPGRAEMIAYCQEHKIPVEASLKKPYSMDRNLLHISYEAGILEDPWFDPTTPENKGMFKLSVSPEDAPNKAEYVELEFVKGNCVAVNGKKLSPAGVLKALNKLGGKHGIGRVDLVENRFVGMKSRGVYETPGGTILMQGHRQIESLTMDREVMHLRDSLIPKYAELVYYGFWFAPEREALQALVDKSQENVTGTVRLKLYKGNIITCGRKSKYSLYDMKVASMEGVRSWYNQSDATGFIRLNGLRLRARYYAQGGPKV, via the coding sequence ATGAAAATCGTCCTCGCATACTCCGGCGGTCTCGACACGTCGGTCATCGTCAAGTGGCTCCGGGAAACCTACGACGCGGAGATCGTCACCTTCGCGGCGGACATCGGGCAGGAGGAGGAGCTAAAAGGCCTGCCGCAGAAGGCCCGCAAGACCGGCGCGTCGAAACACTACACGCTGGATCTGGTGGAGGAATTCGCGCGCGACTTCATTTACCCGATGATCCGTGCGAACGCGATCTACGAGGGTCAGTATTACCTCGGCACGTCCATCGCGCGTCCGTTGATCGCGAAGGCGCAGGTCGAGATCGCGAAGCGTGAGAAAGCTGACACGGTCGCGCACGGCGCCACCGGCAAGGGCAACGACCAGTGCCGGTTCGAGCTGACGTACATGGCGCTCGATCCGAAGCTGCAGATTGTGGCGCCGTGGAAGATCGAGAAATTCCGCGAGCAGTTCCCGGGCCGCGCGGAGATGATCGCCTACTGCCAGGAGCACAAGATTCCGGTCGAGGCGTCGCTCAAGAAGCCGTATTCGATGGATCGCAATCTCCTGCATATCTCCTACGAGGCGGGCATCCTCGAGGACCCGTGGTTCGACCCGACCACGCCCGAGAACAAGGGCATGTTCAAACTCTCGGTCTCGCCCGAGGACGCGCCCAACAAGGCGGAATACGTCGAACTCGAATTCGTGAAGGGCAACTGCGTCGCGGTGAACGGCAAAAAGCTCTCGCCCGCGGGCGTGTTGAAGGCGCTCAACAAGCTCGGCGGCAAGCACGGCATCGGCCGGGTCGACTTGGTGGAGAACCGTTTCGTCGGCATGAAGTCCCGTGGCGTCTACGAGACGCCGGGTGGCACGATCCTGATGCAGGGCCACCGGCAGATCGAATCGCTGACGATGGATCGCGAGGTCATGCACCTGCGCGACTCGCTGATCCCGAAGTATGCCGAGCTGGTTTACTACGGATTCTGGTTCGCCCCGGAACGCGAGGCGCTTCAGGCGCTGGTCGACAAGAGCCAGGAGAACGTCACCGGCACGGTCCGGCTGAAGCTCTACAAGGGCAACATCATCACCTGCGGCCGGAAGTCGAAGTATTCGCTCTACGACATGAAGGTCGCCTCGATGGAAGGCGTGAGGAGCTGGTACAACCAGAGCGACGCCACCGGGTTCATCCGGCTCAACGGGCTGCGGCTGCGCGCGCGCTATTACGCGCAGGGCGGTCCGAAGGTGTAG
- the rpsI gene encoding 30S ribosomal protein S9 produces MSTVATNVFLGTGRRKTSTARVRITEGTGKLTCNGRDFENYFSHENFAKQAYAPLLTVDLRDKIDVTVNVAGGGVAGQAGAVAHGIARALQKMNGELRPALKKAGHIKRDPREKERKKAGQPGARKRFQFSKR; encoded by the coding sequence ATGAGCACTGTCGCCACGAACGTTTTCCTCGGCACCGGCCGCCGCAAGACCTCCACCGCCCGCGTTCGGATCACCGAAGGCACCGGCAAGCTGACCTGCAACGGTCGCGATTTCGAAAACTACTTTTCGCACGAAAACTTCGCGAAGCAGGCCTACGCGCCGCTGCTCACGGTTGATCTGCGCGACAAGATTGACGTGACGGTGAACGTCGCCGGCGGCGGCGTGGCCGGTCAGGCTGGCGCCGTGGCGCACGGCATCGCCCGGGCCCTGCAGAAGATGAACGGCGAGCTGCGGCCCGCGTTGAAGAAGGCGGGGCACATCAAGCGCGATCCGCGCGAGAAAGAGCGCAAGAAGGCCGGCCAGCCCGGCGCCCGCAAGCGCTTCCAGTTCTCGAAGCGCTAA